A genomic region of Glycine max cultivar Williams 82 chromosome 15, Glycine_max_v4.0, whole genome shotgun sequence contains the following coding sequences:
- the LOC100795035 gene encoding photosystem II 5 kDa protein, chloroplastic gives MSFFFVIYVPYIHPLVHSLVQYSDYIAKMASFTMTASILGGPAVTNRLAVATQRRSLVVNAAKAVEAEKVSYDNDMDGSNGRRNLMFAAAAAAAVCSVAGMAVADEPKPGTPAAKKKYAPICVTMPTARICRN, from the coding sequence atgtcctttttttttgtgatttacgTTCCATATATTCATCCTTTGGTCCATTCTTTGGTTCAGTATTCAGATTACATTGCAAAAATGGCATCATTCACCATGACAGCTTCCATCCTTGGCGGCCCAGCCGTCACCAACCGGTTGGCAGTAGCAACGCAGAGGAGATCACTCGTAGTGAATGCTGCCAAAGCTGTTGAAGCGGAAAAGGTCAGTTATGACAATGACATGGATGGTAGCAATGGAAGGAGGAACTTGATGTTCGCCGCGGCGGCGGCGGCTGCTGTTTGCTCTGTTGCTGGGATGGCAGTGGCAGATGAGCCAAAACCAGGAACCCCAGCAGCCAAGAAAAAGTATGCTCCGATTTGTGTCACCATGCCAACTGCTAGGATTTGTCGCAATTGA